The Peribacillus simplex genome contains a region encoding:
- the sigH gene encoding RNA polymerase sporulation sigma factor SigH — MVVCLNNKAQLNAAGGGIFVNIAIEEKPSFLCANFEDGVLIEKVRQGNMDALEVLMKKYQSFVKIKANRYFLIGADREDIIQEGMIGLFKAIRDFNGEKQSYFKAFAELCITRQIITAIKAATRQKHTPLNSSISLDMPIYEENPDHTLMEVMTDTVISDPIAILIDKESADDLELKLSEVLSPLEKKVLAYYLEDLTYIEMSNKLNTHAKSIDNALQRVKRKLESLLELRNRQAIEGHIQ, encoded by the coding sequence ATGGTCGTCTGTTTAAACAACAAGGCTCAACTGAATGCAGCCGGTGGAGGGATTTTTGTGAATATAGCTATCGAAGAAAAACCGTCATTCCTATGTGCTAATTTTGAAGATGGAGTATTAATAGAAAAGGTCCGGCAGGGAAATATGGACGCACTAGAAGTTCTGATGAAGAAATATCAATCTTTTGTAAAGATTAAGGCTAACAGATACTTTTTAATTGGGGCAGATAGAGAAGATATTATCCAAGAGGGGATGATAGGATTGTTCAAAGCCATCAGGGATTTTAATGGCGAGAAACAATCTTATTTTAAAGCGTTTGCAGAACTATGTATCACGAGGCAGATTATTACAGCCATCAAGGCAGCTACTCGTCAAAAACATACTCCGTTAAATTCTTCTATTTCGCTTGATATGCCTATTTATGAAGAAAATCCGGATCATACTCTTATGGAAGTAATGACAGACACCGTTATTTCTGATCCCATTGCGATATTGATAGATAAAGAATCTGCTGATGACTTGGAATTAAAATTATCTGAGGTTCTAAGTCCGTTAGAAAAGAAGGTTTTGGCTTATTACTTAGAGGACCTTACTTATATAGAAATGTCTAATAAATTAAATACTCACGCCAAGTCTATAGATAATGCGTTGCAGAGAGTGAAGAGAAAATTGGAGAGTTTATTGGAACTTAGAAATAGACAAGCAATAGAAGGTCACATTCAATAG